The genomic interval ACATATTCGCGCAGCGGCGGGCGCGGGCCGACAAAGCTCATATCGCCGCGCAGGATATTGAACAGTTGCGGCAATTCGTCGATGCGGGTCTTGCGCAGGAAATGCCCCACCGGCGTGATCCGCCAATGCTTATGCGCACCGGTCGCGCCGAAATCGCCGTCTTCCTGCAACATGGTGCGGAATTTCAGCTGGGTGAAGGATTCCGAGGGCGAACGCATGCGATGCGCCGTGTAAAAGATCGGCCTGCCCTGTACCAGCAGCAAGACCAGCGCGACCAGCCCCATTACCACCGACAGTGGAATCAGCAGAAGCAGCGCGAATGAGAAATCGAACACCCGCTTGTAAGTGGGGGTCGGGTTCGCGTCAGTCGAACCTGCTTCGCCAAGGAACCACGCCATCTTCGGCGCAGTCAGCCCCTTCAGCCTTGCAGCTTCAGCCTTATCCCAATCGTGGTGAATGGTCACGACGCGGTCCGCTCGCCTTGGTTCATGTTCCTAAAAGCGCGTAGCATATCGTTATGATTAAGAAAACTGGGGGTTGCGGAAATCAGCCGAATGACTTGCGCGACCATGACATATAAGCCACTCTTTCCGCGATACCGTTACAGCGAAAGCGCCGTCCATGCGGAAATTCCTTGTTTTACTTGATGATAGCCAAGAAAGTCTGAATGCCATGCGTTTCGCGGCGATGCGTGCTGCAAATTCGGACGGTAAGGTCTTGATCCTTTCGGTGATTCCGACATCCGACATTCAGCACGGCTTTGGCGTCGCGGATGTCATGCGCGCCGAAGCGCATGAACGAATCGAAGCGCATTACGAAGTTTACGCCAAATGGATGCGCGCCCGCCCCAAGG from Paracoccus fistulariae carries:
- a CDS encoding sugar transferase encodes the protein MTIHHDWDKAEAARLKGLTAPKMAWFLGEAGSTDANPTPTYKRVFDFSFALLLLIPLSVVMGLVALVLLLVQGRPIFYTAHRMRSPSESFTQLKFRTMLQEDGDFGATGAHKHWRITPVGHFLRKTRIDELPQLFNILRGDMSFVGPRPPLREYVERFPSVYTQVLKSRPGVTGLATLIYHRHEDRIMAGCKSAEATELAYYRRCLPAKLKIDLIYQRHRDLRLDLWILWNTLKIVFVRKDERPRRRGRR
- a CDS encoding universal stress protein — protein: MRKFLVLLDDSQESLNAMRFAAMRAANSDGKVLILSVIPTSDIQHGFGVADVMRAEAHERIEAHYEVYAKWMRARPKVEPELIIREGDPGEELIRLLHEDPEIGILAIGLNSSDKSAQNPILTRLMRETNLPCPITIVPSDLSKERLETIT